A part of Homoserinibacter sp. YIM 151385 genomic DNA contains:
- a CDS encoding CarD family transcriptional regulator, translating to MIFEVGETVVYPHHGAATITEVKKRIIKGEEKLYLKLNVTQGDLTIEVPAENVDLVGVRDVIGQDGLDRVFEVLRAPFTEEPTNWSRRYKANLEKLASGDVIKVSEVVRDLWRRDQDRGLSAGEKRMLAKARQILVSELALAEKTDEEKASTVLDEVLAS from the coding sequence ATGATCTTCGAGGTCGGCGAGACGGTCGTTTACCCCCACCACGGTGCTGCAACGATCACCGAGGTCAAGAAGCGAATCATCAAGGGCGAGGAGAAGCTCTACCTGAAGCTCAACGTCACGCAGGGAGACCTCACGATCGAGGTCCCTGCCGAGAACGTCGACCTCGTCGGCGTCCGCGACGTCATCGGCCAGGACGGCCTGGACCGCGTGTTCGAGGTGCTGCGCGCCCCCTTCACCGAGGAGCCCACCAACTGGAGCCGCCGGTACAAGGCCAACCTCGAGAAGCTCGCCTCGGGCGATGTCATCAAGGTCTCCGAGGTCGTCCGCGACCTGTGGCGCCGCGACCAGGACCGCGGCCTCTCGGCGGGCGAGAAGCGCATGCTCGCGAAGGCGCGCCAGATCCTCGTGTCGGAGCTCGCCCTCGCCGAGAAGACGGACGAGGAGAAGGCCTCCACCGTGCTCGACGAGGTCCTCGCCTCCTGA
- a CDS encoding 3-oxoacyl-ACP reductase produces the protein MDLTQRLAGRTAVITGGASGIGLATATRFAAEGAKVVIGDIDPASGEAAAESVGGVFVKVDVTSKEEVDHLFDRAAELFGSVDIAFNNAGISPPDDDSIETTEIEAWDRVQQVNLTSVYLCSRAALRHMTRAGRGSIINTASFVAVLGSATSQISYTASKGGVLAMTRELGVQFARQGVRVNALCPGPVNTPLLKELFAKDPERAARRLIHVPVGRFAEPEELAAAVAFLASDDASFITASTFLVDGGISSAYVTPL, from the coding sequence ATGGACCTCACCCAGCGACTCGCCGGCCGCACCGCCGTCATCACGGGCGGCGCGAGCGGGATCGGCCTCGCCACCGCGACGCGCTTCGCCGCGGAGGGCGCGAAGGTCGTGATCGGCGACATCGACCCGGCCTCGGGCGAGGCGGCCGCGGAGTCCGTCGGCGGCGTCTTCGTGAAGGTCGACGTCACGAGCAAGGAGGAGGTCGACCACCTCTTCGACCGTGCGGCGGAGCTCTTCGGCTCCGTCGACATCGCCTTCAACAACGCCGGCATCTCGCCGCCCGACGACGACTCGATCGAGACGACCGAGATCGAGGCCTGGGATCGCGTGCAGCAGGTCAACCTCACCTCCGTCTACCTCTGCTCGCGCGCCGCACTCCGGCACATGACGAGAGCGGGCCGGGGCTCCATCATCAACACGGCCTCCTTCGTGGCGGTCCTCGGCTCCGCGACCTCGCAGATCTCGTACACGGCCTCCAAGGGCGGCGTGCTCGCGATGACCCGCGAGCTCGGCGTGCAGTTCGCGCGCCAGGGCGTCCGCGTCAACGCGCTCTGCCCGGGCCCGGTGAACACGCCGCTCCTCAAGGAGCTCTTCGCGAAGGACCCCGAGCGCGCCGCCCGCCGCCTCATCCACGTGCCCGTCGGGCGCTTCGCGGAGCCCGAGGAGCTCGCCGCCGCGGTGGCGTTCCTCGCGAGCGACGACGCCTCCTTCATCACCGCCTCCACCTTCCTCGTCGACGGCGGCATCAGCTCCGCCTATGTGACGCCGCTGTAG
- the ispD gene encoding 2-C-methyl-D-erythritol 4-phosphate cytidylyltransferase: protein MPIVTAPRLAIIVVAAGSGTRLGREEPKAFVEVRGQTILERCLHGVLDSIEPAQIVVVAPASHLATATRIAQRVAGPASDALSVVAGGASRQTSVAAGLAALGAEVDTVLVHDAARALTPPALIDRVVRAVRSSGTGVIPALPVSDTIKRVDGETVLETVDRSELVHVQTPQGFPRAELDAAYAAAAAEHTDDAALFSAAGGRVITVEGEARAFKITTPWDLRRAENVLGVSTGIRTGVGIDVHAYDEGSPMWLGGLYWPDEPGLAGHSDGDALIHAICDALLSAAGLGDLGTRFGSSATEYADARSEVFLRETLALVDGAGYAVGNVAVQVVANRPRLTGRRVEIETRLTQLLGAPVSVSATTADGLGLSGRGEGLMAIATALITASA from the coding sequence ATCCCGATCGTGACCGCCCCCCGACTCGCGATCATCGTCGTGGCCGCGGGCAGCGGCACGCGCCTCGGGCGCGAGGAGCCCAAGGCCTTCGTCGAGGTGCGCGGGCAGACGATCCTCGAACGCTGCCTGCACGGCGTGCTCGACTCGATCGAGCCCGCGCAGATCGTCGTGGTGGCGCCCGCCTCGCATCTCGCGACGGCGACCCGGATCGCACAGCGCGTCGCGGGGCCGGCCAGTGATGCGCTCTCGGTCGTCGCGGGCGGCGCGAGCCGGCAGACCTCCGTCGCGGCGGGCCTCGCGGCACTCGGCGCCGAGGTCGACACGGTGCTCGTCCACGACGCCGCGCGGGCGCTCACGCCCCCGGCGCTCATCGACCGCGTCGTCCGCGCCGTCCGCTCGAGCGGCACGGGCGTCATCCCCGCGCTCCCCGTGAGCGACACCATCAAGCGCGTCGACGGCGAGACGGTGCTCGAGACGGTCGACCGCAGCGAGCTCGTGCACGTGCAGACGCCGCAGGGCTTCCCGCGCGCCGAGCTGGATGCCGCCTACGCAGCCGCGGCGGCCGAGCACACCGACGACGCGGCGCTCTTCTCGGCCGCGGGCGGCCGCGTCATCACCGTCGAGGGCGAGGCGCGCGCCTTCAAGATCACGACCCCGTGGGATCTGCGCCGGGCGGAGAACGTGCTCGGTGTCTCGACCGGCATCCGCACGGGCGTCGGCATCGACGTGCACGCCTACGACGAGGGCTCGCCGATGTGGCTCGGCGGCCTGTACTGGCCCGACGAGCCCGGGCTGGCGGGCCACAGCGACGGGGATGCGCTCATCCACGCGATCTGCGACGCGCTGCTCTCGGCGGCCGGGCTCGGCGACCTCGGGACGCGCTTCGGCTCGAGCGCGACGGAGTACGCCGACGCGCGCAGCGAGGTCTTCCTGCGCGAGACGCTCGCCCTCGTCGACGGCGCGGGCTACGCGGTCGGCAACGTCGCGGTGCAGGTCGTCGCGAACCGCCCGCGGCTCACGGGCCGCAGGGTCGAGATCGAGACGCGGCTGACGCAGCTCCTCGGGGCGCCCGTCAGC
- a CDS encoding FadR/GntR family transcriptional regulator — protein sequence MPGEPSTPGRVASDPVGDVVFRPLRAGNALEDTVARLMQTIRLGAVAPGGALPPERELAARFTVSRDTVREAIRELADAGYLVSRRGRYGGTFVVDELPVPDAAAAPRLARGELEDVLGLRETLETGAARAAAGRALGADEREALWTRYEETRDAAPQEYRRLDSRLHLSIAELAGIPSLVPLIADSRARNAELLDAFPLLPRAIDHSDAQHEAIVVAILAGRPDRAAAAMREHLAGSALLLRGFLG from the coding sequence ATGCCGGGGGAGCCGTCGACGCCCGGCCGGGTCGCCTCCGACCCGGTCGGCGATGTCGTGTTCCGCCCGCTGCGCGCGGGGAACGCGCTCGAGGACACGGTCGCCCGGCTCATGCAGACGATCCGCCTCGGGGCCGTCGCGCCGGGCGGCGCGCTGCCGCCCGAGCGGGAGCTCGCGGCGCGCTTCACCGTGAGCCGGGACACGGTGCGCGAGGCGATCCGGGAGCTCGCCGACGCGGGCTACCTCGTCTCGCGCCGCGGCCGCTACGGCGGCACCTTCGTGGTCGACGAGCTGCCCGTGCCGGATGCGGCGGCTGCGCCGCGCCTCGCGCGCGGCGAGCTCGAGGACGTGCTGGGGCTGCGCGAGACCCTCGAGACGGGCGCCGCGCGCGCGGCCGCGGGGCGCGCGCTCGGCGCCGACGAGCGCGAGGCGCTCTGGACCCGCTACGAGGAGACCCGGGATGCGGCGCCCCAGGAGTACCGCCGCCTCGACAGCCGGCTGCATCTCTCGATCGCGGAGCTCGCCGGCATCCCCTCGCTCGTGCCGCTCATCGCCGACAGCCGGGCGCGGAACGCGGAGCTGCTGGATGCCTTCCCGCTGCTCCCGCGCGCGATCGACCATTCGGACGCGCAGCACGAGGCGATCGTCGTCGCGATCCTCGCGGGCCGGCCCGACCGCGCGGCGGCCGCGATGCGCGAGCACCTCGCGGGCTCGGCGCTGCTGCTGCGCGGGTTCCTCGGGTAG
- a CDS encoding aldehyde dehydrogenase family protein — MSAAVLIDPSDESVIREVPDTPVEEVDAAVARAVRAQRGWAALAPADRAQALRRFADAVDGAVEELARLEVRNSGHPIGSARWEAGHVRDVLEYSAGFPERLNGRQIPVAGGLDVTFHEPIGVVGIIVPWNFPMTIAAWGFGPALAAGNAVILKPAEWTPLTALRLAELALASGLPEGLLQVLPGPGAVVGERLVAHPDVRKIVFTGSTETGRKVMAGCARHVKQVTLELGGKSANVVFADADLEAAAASAPGAVFDNAGQDCCARSRILVERRALDRFLELLEPAVKAVSVGRPGEESTEMGPLVSVAHRDKVRGYLELGTPVAFQGTAPEGPGFWVPPTVLLPGSRADRVVTEEIFGPVVSVLPFDDEADAIALANDTVYGLAGSIWTRDLGRAIRVSRAVEAGNLSVNSHSSVRYSTPFGGMKQSGIGRELGPDAAVAFTETKNVFLSNG; from the coding sequence ATGAGCGCCGCCGTGCTCATCGACCCGAGCGACGAGTCCGTCATCCGCGAGGTCCCCGACACCCCCGTCGAGGAGGTGGATGCGGCGGTCGCCCGCGCGGTCCGCGCCCAGCGCGGCTGGGCGGCGCTCGCCCCCGCCGACCGGGCGCAGGCGCTCCGCCGCTTCGCGGACGCCGTCGACGGCGCCGTCGAGGAGCTCGCGCGGCTCGAGGTCCGCAACTCCGGCCACCCGATCGGCTCGGCGCGCTGGGAGGCGGGCCACGTCCGCGACGTGCTCGAGTACAGCGCCGGGTTCCCCGAGCGCCTCAACGGCCGCCAGATCCCGGTCGCGGGCGGACTGGATGTGACCTTCCACGAGCCGATCGGCGTCGTCGGGATCATCGTGCCGTGGAACTTCCCGATGACGATCGCCGCGTGGGGCTTCGGGCCGGCGCTCGCCGCCGGCAACGCCGTCATCCTCAAGCCCGCCGAGTGGACGCCGCTCACGGCGCTCCGGCTCGCCGAGCTCGCCCTCGCCTCCGGGCTCCCGGAGGGGCTGCTCCAGGTGCTGCCCGGGCCGGGCGCCGTCGTCGGCGAGCGCCTCGTCGCGCATCCGGACGTCCGCAAGATCGTGTTCACCGGCTCGACCGAGACCGGCCGGAAGGTCATGGCGGGCTGCGCGCGGCACGTCAAGCAGGTCACCCTCGAGCTCGGCGGCAAGAGCGCCAACGTCGTCTTCGCCGATGCCGACCTCGAGGCCGCCGCCGCGAGCGCCCCCGGCGCCGTCTTCGACAACGCGGGCCAGGACTGCTGCGCGCGCAGCCGCATCCTCGTGGAGCGTCGCGCCCTCGACCGATTCCTCGAGCTGCTCGAGCCGGCCGTCAAGGCCGTCAGCGTCGGGCGCCCCGGGGAGGAGTCGACCGAGATGGGCCCGCTCGTCTCGGTCGCCCACCGCGACAAGGTGCGCGGCTACCTCGAGCTCGGCACGCCCGTCGCCTTCCAGGGCACCGCGCCCGAGGGCCCCGGCTTCTGGGTGCCGCCGACCGTGCTGCTGCCCGGATCCCGCGCCGACCGCGTCGTCACGGAGGAGATCTTCGGACCGGTCGTCAGCGTCCTCCCCTTCGACGACGAGGCCGACGCGATCGCCCTCGCCAACGACACCGTCTACGGCCTCGCGGGCTCCATCTGGACGCGGGATCTCGGCCGCGCGATCCGCGTCTCGCGCGCCGTCGAGGCCGGGAACCTCAGCGTCAACTCGCATTCCTCGGTGCGCTACTCCACGCCCTTCGGCGGGATGAAGCAGTCCGGCATCGGCCGAGAGCTCGGACCGGATGCGGCCGTGGCGTTCACCGAGACCAAGAACGTCTTCCTCAGCAACGGATAA